The genomic window CAAAGAACAAGGGACTTTTCATAAtatttgggaaaagaaacaacAGGGAGAATGATTAGACAAGAAGAAAACTGGAGGGACATTTTTCTCCAAAGCCTTCCCCCAACTCAATACACTAACCAAATAGGCTTATGAAATAACACAATTCTGCCCAATAATATTTTCACAAGGATAAATTTGACCCATCAATAAATTTATGTGACATTCCTATATCACTTGGATGGAAGAATGGGAGTGGAGAAAAAGAAGTTCATTGTATAAGAATTTTCCAAGACATTCTCCTTTAACCCTCCCCACTACTCTGCCCCACCCCAGGAGCCTGATAGAGATCTATCAGAAGGGCCAAAAACAATTTTCTTGGGGAAGTAATCATGACTTGATTCTGTTTCATTTCCTTGAACAAAGATTCAAGATTTTGGACAACAGAGTGGCATTGTTTGCCCACTGAGAGTCaggataaggagaaaaaaagaagagatctgGAAACTATGAATTGCCTAGAAAGGTCAGAGATGGTTAAATGGAAGACCCTTAGAACGTAAACCAAATAATGTCAGAACAGTAAGGACTTTGGACTTGGCATTTCCTGAGTCAGTCCAAAGGGTCTCACCatcattcctttcttctccagcacCGTACAATGGGCCATACACTCATAGATTCAAGTtgttagaaaaggaagtgggcttAGATATCATCTACCCCAACCCACTctatacagatgagaaattaaTACAGTCAAATGCGAAATGATTTGGTCATACAAAGCCCAAAACATTGGACTTGAGTCCATATCCAGGATTCTTTCAACTCTAAGAGGATGCATCCCCTACCTATACTTCAGGGCCTAGGGACCACCTCCAAAATGCCTAGAAACATCCATCAGGATCCAGGATAGAAATTTCTCTTGGCAGGGAGAGAAAAGGTGGTCTCAATTCTTTGTTGCACCCATACCCTCTCTTCTATACAGCAAGGGTCTGTACATACGTAGCACTACACATCCAAGAACATTTCTTAGCTAACTTCAGGTAAGCCCTATGCAAAGGTCACCATTTGAGTGGCAGCTCTCATGAGGAGCCCTCACAATTCTAAAAGCAAGCTTGGAGGGTTCTTCAggaagcagggctgggctgggccaaGCCAGCTGTCACCAGGAAGAACTCACACTCATCTAAATAAACAATGGGTAAGTATAAATCAGCTGGGTTTGTGGAGACCAGCAAAGCACTCTCAGCCCAGAACAGGTAAgcaacagatggggaaacagatgGGCCCTAGGATGAGATCTGAGCCCAGGACCTAAGGGACAAGACACGGCAATGGGAATGAGGATGGTATTTCTCCATTCAGATCTAGAGACATCAGAGCTTTCAAAGaccaggagagagacagagacagacacagagacagagacagagacataaatGACAAGCTAAGATCTAGGAAGGGTGAGGAGGTTTGAGAAGCATGGAACAGAATAGGAGAAaggaatatgagttccttgagattcTGGGTTTAGAGTGAAAaaatccctgagttcaaatactgccttaatCAGTTACTagctatgactctgggcaagtcatgtaacctcccagacccagtttcctcatcggtaaaatgagcaggttagactttatgacctctaaggtccctttccaactctaaatctaccaATAGTATATTAGTGTGTTTCATAGCATACACCAATAGTGTGTCTAGCTCAAATGTTTCCTTTAGGAATTTGAATGCATAGGCATTTAGAACATAAAAGTTTATTActatattgatttattttctttggttATTTTTATAATACAGCCTCCAAgtttatccctttttattttttcaatgtttgtttttgctttgtctaatcATATGATTGCTACTCTTGCTTTTTAGGATTCACTTATccaatcttttttcattttattgaattaattattccattcacatttaaatttaTGAGACTTAGGtttctattttcctatttctaATATTGGTATTTTTTAGTaataatttttcccccttctgttATAAATACTATGCTATGTTCCATCAATTCCTTTgccttaatcattttttttaaagaaaaagaaatttatgcttcaatttgcactcagttcatcagttctctcggGAAATGGATTACAGGTGCAGgatgaggcatacattttcagatacaGCCAACATGTTGATGTGTTTTGTTGGACTCTACCTATTACAAGAGAGAGCTTGGGATTCAGTGTTATGGAGGGGGTCATAATAGCAGAGGAGACAGTAGTTAGGAAcagaaaggcaggaaaaaaagagcattgataaaatacttttaaataaatagaaaaaagagtGGTAATGAACAGAGCAATTTTATTACTACCTTGTTAAATTTTATAATCCTTCTAAGAATAACTATATGAAAAAGACATATTTGGATTCAAGATTGGacatatatttttgttctttgtatatgaaaatgtttgtaCTTGTTGACAGTGATTAAGTTcataagaaaaaattgaaaatttagaATGTAAATAAACAAATCATATGGTTGAATGGTTTTTTAATGCCACTGTATCTTCTTTCCAGACCATGCAATCTTTCCTGGTCCTTGTCCTCTTAGGAGGAATAGTCTGTAGTCTCCATGGTAAGAATTGATCCCTCCCTGCATTTATTCAGGCTCCTCTCCACTCCTGGGACAGACTTACCCCATGTGCATCTCTCCACCTGCTGAAaacctcttcctctttccatgtGTCTCTATATTTGTCACACacgtcattttttacagcacacacatcatttcttacggcaTTCCCATACATTCAAATACTACAATTTggttagtcattccccagttgatgggcatctactttgtttccaatttttagctatcataaaaaagtgttgctataaatattattggaATATATGGGGACATTTTTCTTATCCGTGGTTTTCTTGGGTTATAAACCCAAAAATGGAATCTCTGGTTTAAAgagtatagacattttagtcaccttatttccataattccaaattactttccaaagtaGTTGCAccatttcatagctccaccaatacTATATTAGTGTGTTTCATAGCATACACCAATAGTGTGTCTAGCTCAAATGTTTCCTTTAGGAATTTGAATGCATAGGCATTTAGAACATAAAAGTTTATTAttgtattgatttattttctttggttgtttttATAATACAGCCTCCAAgtttatccctttttattttttcaatgtttgtttttgctttgtctgatcaTATGAATGCTACTCTTGCTTTTTAGGATTCACTTATccaatcttttttcattttattgaattaattattccattcacatttaaatttaTGAGACTTAGGtttctattttcctatttctaATATTGGTATTTTTTAGTaataatttttcccccttctgttATAAATACTATGCTATGTTCCATCAATTCCTTtgctttaataatttttttttaaagaaaaagaaatttatgcttcaatttgcactcagttcatcagttctctctggaaatggatagcagttTTTAATCATGAGGTATCTGGAAATGATTTTGCATCATTGTACTGATCTGAGTAGCCAAATCTTTCCGAGCTGATAATCACTGCGTTTACACAAtgatctcctgattcttctcacttcatgtGGAATCACTTCATATACGTCTAatcatgtttggttttttttttcctgaaaccacccactttttatttctcatagcacaatagtactctatcacAGTCATATGTcacaactcattcagccattcctcaattgagaagcttcccctcaatttccaattctttgccaccagaaatattttggtacagataggtctttttccttttctttgatgtctttaggGTATACacctagtactggtattgctcAGTCAAAAGTCAAAACTCTAAATGTGCAcaattttatagacctttgggcatatgGTTCTTTAggtcaaattgttctccagaatggttagatcagtgcATAAGCCCACCAACAATTTATTAGGGTACTTATATTTTCTCATCCcatccaatatttgtcatttctgataggtatgaggagGTACCTCAGATAcattctgatttgcatttctctaatcaatagtgatctagaccagcttttcatataactattgaagattttgatttctatttctgaAAATTACTTGTTCATTCTCACTTCTGGTGAGTATAGAATAGTTTTGTGTTATTTAAATATCCTTTGTATTTAAAAGTCTTTCTCCAGATCACTTGCAGAACTTGTTTCTTAACTGAATTGTGAATTGTAACCACTCTGGGTCTAGAAGCTTGCTGTCTAAAGGATTTTTTCTAAAGTTTAAGAATTTTTTCTATTggcatttcattttctatgttcagcTGTTCTCACAagtccccttcattatttctataTTATAGCATTGAAGTTTCTTAGTTCTCCCTTGTGTTTTCTGGGAAATATATGATCCTTAGGTTGTTTCAATGTATCTTTGTCTTTGAAATAAGTATCTATTGCTCGCATAGTGTGCATATTTGCTTTTAACGTTACTgctttttacttctcttcttctaaattgtccttcacttctgtatATTTATATTCCCAATGTATTGTTCTCTCTGTTATCTCTCTGCTGAGATTTCCCATTACAGATCccagtttttctcttctcattattTTTGCTATGCAAGCCATAAATTCTGCCCTCAGAATTCCTATTTCCCTTTTTCACCAAGGAGGTACATGTTGTGGATCCCCATTCTCGTCACGTTTCTCAAGGTCCTCTGTATCATCAAGAGTtggattatttcctttttctttgcagtACTTTCTCATAGATGCCCAATCTCAGTTACCAAATCTGGAGACCACATTTCCTCTGGTTGTTAATGTTTTCCTTATTGATTTAAGTGATGTTCAAGGTCTCggacttttcttctttctaagatCTTtgacaatttcatttcttttttctcatttttcccctatTCACTTTCTGACACTCTcccttttgatcatggttttgtTGGGGATCTCTTCCCATGCTGGACAAATCACAGTTCACCAGGCTAGGTGTCTGGCCCACATGACTTTTGGGTGGTCAGAACTTGCCTCAGCTAGATGATATGTTCTTTTCCCCTAATTTAGTAGAGTGATCCACAGCCCCCCGCATGGTGCACTATTTCACTCCCTCTCCCTTAAGTTTTCTATGCTGGCACTTGAAGTTAAAAGAGCGGATTTCTTGGTGCTAAACGCTCTAGCACTGACAACCATGGAATCAAGTTCAGAGCTTTTCAGTGCTGGTCCTACAAGGTTGTACCCTTCACACACATCCACCCCAGACTCCCCACATGGTTTTGTTCCTGAAAGATGCCACTGCATTGGATGCCCATTTTAGTCCAAAAGAACTACTTCAACCTGGAGGTAGGGTCTACCCAGCatcaggaagagggagggagtatGGAATGCGGGATTGAGTTTTGTTGCAACACTCTCCTTGGGTCTACTAGTGCAGCCTCACTGCTGGTAGCATGAGGGATGGGGAAAGACATACTGAGTGAGCTCAAGCTTGGTGAGCACCAGTTCATAGGTGTGGGGGAAGGGGTTACCATCTTTTGGACTCTGGGCGTGCTTGACCAGAGAGACAGATGAAGGTGCTTTATGTTCATTTGCATGACTTCTGCTTTGGAAAGGTTTGAGAGTGCCCAAAAATGTCTAGTCCTCTATCCTGTTGCTTGTGTGACCCcaactattaatattattgtggttattatcattactattatctagaatcccttctagctctaaatcaaagATCCTGTGATATGATAGATGTGGAATATGAACATCTTGACTCCTTTGGAGTTGCatcaaataattttcttcacAGGAACAGCTTGCAGTTCCAGAGCTGTGAGATGTCTGAACCACTTGTGTTCCCTATAGAGATCCCTCAGACCATCCTCATGGAGAGGAAATACCTTGTAACCACCATTCCTACTATGTCTTTAAACCTTGACCAAAGTATTGAGACTTTAGAGTTTGAGTCTTTAGGAGAGAGCCCAGAGGGGATGCTACCTCtctattacttcattatctttgtgcattccatacaagtcattcctcatcACTGCCCCACAGAATCTTTATCTTCTTTGAGGCTCTATTCAGTGACACTGCCTTCAGGACATTTTTCTTGATTCCCTCATTTCTTAGGGCTCTCTCCCACTTTGTTACCTCCTATTGACTTCTTGGTGGACATGCTATACATCCCATTGTCCTGGCCTCACTCCCACGCCCAGGAcaatttaagtttcttgaggatagggactgttatCTTGCCTACATCCCCAGTGCCTTGAAGTGtcctacacatagtaggtacttcagaAATTGAACTGAAGGGGATTTAATTCTCACAGTAAGCCTATAGGATTAGCCCTATTTTTTGAGTCAGAAAAATGACACTCAGAGAAGCTTAGGGATTCTCCCCAGACCCACCCCAATGAGTTATAATAGTAACTAACCATTTGGAGATCTCCTAGATCTCCAAACTCTTAATCCTCCTCCACATGTCACACCTCATAgcaatatttctcttccttcctcttctaggTGCACTTTCAGAGGAGCTCTCTGGCACTGGTACCCTTTTCTCCATTAGTGGGCAGTATTTTGGAGACACTGTGCGGgccataaaatttttctttggacCACTGGGCTTCTTAAGAGGGTAAGGAATTCCCAGGCCTCTTCCATCTGATCCAGCTTGCCTTGAAACCATGAGTCTGGTTTTTCACTGCAAAGTCCCTCTGCTCCAGCCTCCACTCTTTATCCATCATCCACCTTAGCCTTCCCACAACAACAGTGATCTCTGTAAACAGACTTTGTAAGGGCAATGAGCACTGGACAGACAGTCAGGAGACCAGAGCTCTAGCCTAGAAGTCCCAAAGGTCCCACTCATTTCCTGTGTAAGCCTGGAGAAGTCATGACTTCTCtaagctttggtttcctcatcattCTAATGATGGCATTGTATTAGGTGATTTCCAACATTCCTTCTAACTCTGGTATCATAGGATATTGCAGATAGAAAACTGGAAATATTGGAAGATGGAAAGATTGGAAGATGCACATTGGAaatattttgtgttctaaggtccctctcaactTCAACATTTTaggttctaaggtctcttccagttctgagattctatgactcCAAATTATTAATTGCACAAGATTCTATGCTCAGTTTTGCACATCAACAGATCCTCTGTTTTCTGAGGACTTATAATCAACATACGTCTACTCACATAGGACATAAACTGCGGAACTAAACTAGGGGTCATACATAGGCAACAAATGAGAGAGTTTTGAACATTGGGGTTGCCTGGGTAGGAGAGCACATGCATAGGGAAGGATAGAATTGAGGCCCATCACCCTCTCCATTTTCCAGGTTGTCTGCTCCCATCCCAGGACTACAGTAACCCCAACTTTAGAGAAGCTCAACTTAGTGTCTGAAACCAGAGCTCCTTCAACTGACTTTGGCCAGGTAGTTAGGCAGACTCATCACTCATACAAAGATAACCACTGTTCCTTACCCTTTTTGTAAggatgagtctcagtttccctgtttttccatttcctgccCTCTTTAGTCCCAAGCCATGAGAgagtaaaagaatgaaagaatgaatgatcaAAAAATGTCATCACTGACAGGAGCTTTGAAATCATTGAGTctagccccttcattttgcagatcatAGGATCTAGAGCTggcaaggacctcagagaccatctggtccaactcattttacaaataaggaaactgagaagtttcCAGAAGCCCAGAAAGAAGCACAAGAAATTTAAGACAATAGTTCAAATACAGTTAGTAATGTGAAGgcccaagattcaaacccaagtgcTTTGACTCTAGatcaatttctctttcctctataccaTCGGGTCTCATTGCCTCAGAAGGGGTAGGACTTAGCAAGAGACAGATGATGTGGCAAGAAGGAATAATGGGATGTCCCTCCAGAAAATCACTTCTATAGTAATCTGTGAGGTGAATAGTGTATGTATTATCatccacatttcacagatgagagaaGTGGAATTCAAAGAGGGTATCAGAGCCTGGGTGTTTCCACTCCAAGTTCATGCTCTTTCTACTACCCTGGCATGTTGAGTATAGACTGAGAAGCTCTGTTTTTGAAACTGGAGATAAGATGTATTGAGCAAGAAGCACGTGCTCAACCtgaaattcagacttcttctgtgTCCCCCACTAAAGCCTCTATTATCCATTACTAAcccttgtgtttccttttccttgtttgttttttagttggggggggggaagtgtggttaagtgacttgcccagggtcacacagacccTGATGTAAATGCctgatgccaaatttgaactcagatcctcctgactgtagcgctggtgctctatccactgtgtcacctagctgccccatccatTACTAACTCTTAATAATCATGTTAGTGATAGAGGATACCTCCTAAACACACACTGCAGGGATTACCAAACACAAGGACCTTGGCAGTTTTAAGGGACAGGGCATAGAGAGGTCTCACTTCTCATGGCAACTGAGCTGAAAAAATGATTGTGGATTActgatgaagaaaagaaggaggcacATGGAAGACttagagaaatgtggaaagactgTTGCAGGGTGAAATAAGCAACAATTCACATGATGATCCTAATAATAAAGTGagagacaactttgaaagacctgaGAACTCTGAGCAAAGCAGGCACCAAACGTGACTTCAAAAGAAGTGGATGAAAACACATGAGGTGACAAACTAGTGGTATAAGGTCAGACGTACATTCTCATTCCTGACCGCTGTGCAGAATGATTTTGCCTGATTATACATATTCATTAAATTGGGTGCAGGGAGAAGACAATGAAGTGTTAATGTGTAGGGAAAGATATAAGGGGGAAAAAGGGTAGTGGTTTCATGTCACTGGCTTCAGATTCCTCATATGTAGAATATAAGGGCAGGAAGAGCTcctaaaatatataagaaagaatAAGACAAGTGAGAACTGTGATAGACCTTAAAGATAATAATATTCAACCACCACACTTTGTAGATGGGAAACAGGTTCATTTAAGAAACTTGCCTTGATGTTGAACTGGAGACAGGGAAATTAGAATTCACATTTATTTAGCGCTTTTAcgtttgtaaagtgttttcctcacaataattccGTGAGGCAGGCAGTGCAAATATTACcatccctaattttacagataaggaaactgagacctaaaggagtaaagtcacttgcccaacATCATCCAGATAATAAGggtcagaactaggatttgaaccttggtctctTTGCTCCAAGTTCAGAATTCTGTCCACCACAGTGTCTTGCAGATAGTAATTTGCAATGGGGGCTCTAGAATCACCTttcctggagatgacccaggacagaAACTACAAACAATCCCCAAATTCTCTCCTGTAATTTACGATCCAGTTTGGGGAAATGTGTCCTTATCTAGAGAAAATGTTTGGGGGAGATAACTCTGAAGttcaaaggaattttaaaattttcttttcttgcagCATACAGGCAAAAATCGGTGATGAATGGAGTCCCAGATACGGAGTCTCAGGGGGCAGTGAGTCAAGTCTCATTCTCTATGATGGAGAAAGCATAATAAGAGTGTCAGGCCAGGGTAAGGTCTGCATCCGTTTCATAGAGATGGAAACCAACACTGGGAGAATTTTCAGAGCGGGGAAGACTATCGGCAACTATTTTGACAAGTACCCACCTTATGAGGATATGGAGCTCAGTGGCATCAGGGGTTTATATGGAATTACATGTATCAAAAAACTGGAATTTGATTGGTCATACAATCCTGAAATGTTTACCGCAACTGAAATACCTTCAACAACTTAAACACCTGTTTTAGATCCTACTACATCAGCCCCCTGCTGAAGACTCCTCAGCTGGGCCTACTGAAAACACCTAAGTGCC from Notamacropus eugenii isolate mMacEug1 chromosome 1, mMacEug1.pri_v2, whole genome shotgun sequence includes these protein-coding regions:
- the LOC140522763 gene encoding prostatic spermine-binding protein-like, translated to MQSFLVLVLLGGIVCSLHGALSEELSGTGTLFSISGQYFGDTVRAIKFFFGPLGFLRGIQAKIGDEWSPRYGVSGGSESSLILYDGESIIRVSGQGKVCIRFIEMETNTGRIFRAGKTIGNYFDKYPPYEDMELSGIRGLYGITCIKKLEFDWSYNPEMFTATEIPSTT